A section of the Acomys russatus chromosome 10, mAcoRus1.1, whole genome shotgun sequence genome encodes:
- the LOC127194214 gene encoding trypsin V-B-like, translating to MLIKLRSPVTLNSQVSTVPLPQSCPSAGTECLVSGWGALKFGSESPSLLQCLDAPVLSDSVCHYAYPRKITNSMFGLSFLDGGKGSCQYDSGGPVVCDGQVQGIVSWGEGCAWEGKLVVYSKV from the exons ATGCTGATCAAGCTGAGGTCACCAGTCACCCTCAACTCTCAAGTATCTACTGTCCCTCTGCCGCAGTCCTGCCCATCAGCCGGCACTGAGTGCCTTGTGTCCGGATGGGGAGCTCTGAAATTTGGCT CCGAGAGTCCTTCACTTCTTCAGTGTCTGGATGCTCCAGTCCTGTCGGACTCTGTTTGTCACTATGCCTACCCACGTAAGATCACTAACAGCATGTTCGGCCTTAGCTTTCTGGACGGTGGAAAGGGCTCTTGCCAG TATGACTCTGGTGGCCCTGTGGTCTGCGATGGACAAGTCCAGGGCATTGTTTCCTGGGGTGAAGGCTGTGCTTGGGAAGGGAAACTTGTTGTGTACTCCAAGGTCTGA
- the LOC127194215 gene encoding cationic trypsin-3-like isoform X1 yields MKTFLFLVLLGAAAAIPTNGNNDKIIGSLTCKNNSVPYQVSLNAGYHLCGGSLISDEWVLTAAHCYKPQLQVRLGEFNIHEIKGDEQFINAAKIIPHPNYDNDTIDNDIMLIKLNSPATINSHVSTVSLPSSCPSVGTECLASGWGDTVSTGRNFSSDLHCLNAPILSDSVCHSAYPHQITSNMFCIGFLDVEYDTCQYDSGGPMVCNEQLQGIVSWGNSCSGKGKPSVYTRVCNYLGWIRQTIDAN; encoded by the exons ATGAAGACCTTTCTCTTCCTGGTTCTCCTTGGAGCAGCTG CTGCTATCCCCACTAATGGTAATAATGACAAGATTATTGGAAGCCTCACATGTAAGAACAACTCTGTCCCCTACCAGGTGTCCCTGAATGCTGGCTACCACTTGTGTGGAGGCTCCCTCATCAGTGACGAATGGGTACTGACTGCTGCTCACTGCTACAAGCC CCAACTACAGGTCCGTCTGGGAGAATTCAACATTCATGAAATTAAGGGTGATGAGCAATTCATCAATGCAGCCAAGATCATCCCTCATCCCAACTACGACAATGACACCATTGATAATGACATTATGTTGATTAAACTGAACTCCCCAGCCACCATCAACTCTCATGTgtccactgtctctctgccaAGCTCCTGTCCATCAGTTGGTACTGAGTGCCTTGCATCAGGCTGGGGTGACACAGTAAGCACTGGACGTAA CTTCTCTTCAGATCTTCATTGTTTGAATGCTCCCATCCTGTCAGACTCTGTTTGCCACAGTGCCTACCCACATCAAATCACAAGCAACATGTTCTGTATCGGCTTCCTAGATGTGGAATACGACACTTGCCAG TATGACTCCGGTGGTCCCATGGTCTGCAATGAACAACTCCAAGGTATCGTCTCCTGGGGCAATAGCTGCAGTGGCAAAGGGAAACCTAGTGTCTACACCAGAGTGTGCAACTACCTGGGCTGGATTCGGCAGACCATTGATGCCAACTAA
- the LOC127194215 gene encoding cationic trypsin-3-like isoform X2: MKTFLFLVLLGAAAAIPTNGNNDKIIGSLTCKNNSVPYQVSLNAGYHLCGGSLISDEWVLTAAHCYKPQLQVRLGEFNIHEIKGDEQFINAAKIIPHPNYDNDTIDNDIMLIKLNSPATINSHVSTVSLPSSCPSVGTECLASGWGDTVSTGHSFSSDLHCLNAPILSDSVCHSAYPHQITSNMFCIGFLDVEYDTCQYDSGGPMVCNEQLQGIVSWGNSCSGKGKPSVYTRVCNYLGWIRQTIDAN, from the exons ATGAAGACCTTTCTCTTCCTGGTTCTCCTTGGAGCAGCTG CTGCTATCCCCACTAATGGTAATAATGACAAGATTATTGGAAGCCTCACATGTAAGAACAACTCTGTCCCCTACCAGGTGTCCCTGAATGCTGGCTACCACTTGTGTGGAGGCTCCCTCATCAGTGACGAATGGGTACTGACTGCTGCTCACTGCTACAAGCC CCAACTACAGGTCCGTCTGGGAGAATTCAACATTCATGAAATTAAGGGTGATGAGCAATTCATCAATGCAGCCAAGATCATCCCTCATCCCAACTACGACAATGACACCATTGATAATGACATTATGTTGATTAAACTGAACTCCCCAGCCACCATCAACTCTCATGTgtccactgtctctctgccaAGCTCCTGTCCATCAGTTGGTACTGAGTGCCTTGCATCAGGCTGGGGTGACACAGTAAGCACTGGAC ACAGCTTCTCTTCAGATCTTCATTGTTTGAATGCTCCCATCCTGTCAGACTCTGTTTGCCACAGTGCCTACCCACATCAAATCACAAGCAACATGTTCTGTATCGGCTTCCTAGATGTGGAATACGACACTTGCCAG TATGACTCCGGTGGTCCCATGGTCTGCAATGAACAACTCCAAGGTATCGTCTCCTGGGGCAATAGCTGCAGTGGCAAAGGGAAACCTAGTGTCTACACCAGAGTGTGCAACTACCTGGGCTGGATTCGGCAGACCATTGATGCCAACTAA